The Drechmeria coniospora strain ARSEF 6962 chromosome 02, whole genome shotgun sequence genome has a segment encoding these proteins:
- a CDS encoding 2-deoxy-D-gluconate 3-dehydrogenase, with the protein MASPLFSLQGQTAVVTGGTRGIGQAMALGLAEAGADIILVQRDITETTTKCAIEALGRNAFVYKADLALPEQVAGLTSTILADGHEVRILLTCAGIQRRHKCEEFPDHDFDEVRLPSASALLCSSMSCGRIARRERRPMASQPSCTPLVAPSSKADKSSDGQVMQVNLHAVFTLTRDLGAHMLSLAPSPTTGRCGSVIHVASLLTFQGGLTVPAYAASKGAVGQLTKAFSNEWASRGVTVNAVAPGYVDTDMNTALLADAAREASIRARIPAGRWGVPDDFKGTVVYLASRASGYVSGHTLVVDGGWMGR; encoded by the exons ATGGCATCCCCCCTCTTCTCCCTACAGGGCCAGACTGCCGTCGTTACCGGTGGTACACGCGGCATTGGCCAGGCAATGGCCTTGGGTCTTGCCGAAGCGGGAGCCGACATCATCCTTGTCCAG CGAGATATCACAGAAACGACTACAAAGTGCGCCATCGAGGCACTTGGGCGCAACGCGTTCGTGTACAAGGCCGACCTGGCGCTTCCGGAGCAGGTGGCCGGGTTGACGTCGACCATCTTGGCTGATGGCCATGAAGTGCGCATCCTTCTGACATGTGCCGGCATTCAACGTCGGCATAAGTGCGAGGAGTTTCCCGATCATGACTTTGATGAGGTGCGTctcccctcggcctcggcgctcCTCTGCAGTTCGATGAGTTGCGGCCGGATAGCGAGAAGGGAGAGGCGACCGATGGCTTCACAGCCATCCTGTACGCCGCTCGtggcgccgtcctcgaagGCTGACAAGTCGTCCGACGGGCAGGTGATGCAAGTCAACCTCCACGCCGTTTTCACCCTCACGCGCGACCTCGGAGCGCACATGCTCTCGCTGGCACCATCACCCACGACGGGCCGCTGCGGCAGCGTCATCCATGTCGCCTCCCTGCTGACCTTCCAGGGCGGGCTGACAGTACCGGCGTACGCGGCCTCCAAGGGAGCTGTTGGCCAGCTCACCAAGGCATTTTCAAACGAGTGGGCGTCGCGCGGCGTTACCGTGAACGCCGTGGCCCCTGGCTACGTGGATACGGATATGAATACcgccctgctcgccgacgcggcgcgGGAGGCGAGTATCCGTGCCCGTATCCCCGCGGGCCGTTGGGGGGTCCCCGATGACTTCAAGGGGACTGTTGTCTATCTTGCTAGTCGAGCCAGCGGATATGTGAGTGGACATACgcttgtcgtcgatggcggatggatgggtcGATGA